GAAAGGGAAAGCTATTAATACCAAAATACATCATGTGCTTCTCGCCCCTCACCCATCACCTCTTTCTGCTCATAGAGGCTTTTTTGGCTGTCAGCATTTTTCTAAAACAAATAAGTTGCTAATTTCACTGGGAAAATCGCCGATTGATTGGCAAGTCTAAGGGTTAGAGTAGATACAATACTATTAAGTATAGGGTGTCGTACAAGCAAGAATATGACAAGTTAGTTCATACTCTTGCTTAGTTTCTATGGAACAGTTAAGTGTTATTCGGTGATTAGTTTAGAGTACTGTTTACATGAGCGGCAAATTCACTTGCTTCCATAAAACCGGTAACTCGTTGCTGGCTTAACTCTTCACCTTTAGCATCAAAAAATAGTATTGAAGGCAACCCAAAGACATCAAAGTGTTCCATTAACTCGATACTAGAATCTGCTCCGGTCTCCGTTAAGTCAATTTGTACTAATAACGTATTGCTCAGAGCTTGTTGTACCTCAGGCTTAGGAAAAGTATATTCTTCAAATTCTTTACAAGCGATACACCAGTCAGCATACAGATCAACCATTACAGATTGTCCTTCACTGTTAGCTTTAGCAATAATGGCATTTAATTCTGCTAAATCTTTAACAAAGACAAATGACTTACCTTCTGTCTGTACTGTTGTGTTGGCGACAGAAGGCGTGACAAACAATTGATACATAGTGTTGGCACCAATAAAGAAAGCAAAGAAAATAACCAATGAACGTGCACCATACCAAAAATTCTTTTCACTGTTAGCATTTGCTACATAAAAGTATGTTGCAGACGCCATGATCAATAATGCCCACAATGCTGTGGCAGCTTGTGCGGGAATAAAACGCTCAACAAGGAATATAGGAACAGCAAGTAATAATAAGCCAAAGACATTCTTAATAATGTTCATCCAGTTGCCTGCTTTAGGAAGGATTTTTCCGCCAGAGCTACCTAAAACTAAAAGAGGTAATCCCATGCCTAAACTCAAGGCGTATAGTGCAGATGCGCCCAAGACGATATCGCCAGTTTGAGAGATATAAATTAAAGCGCCGGTAAGTGGAGCGGTTGTACAAGGTGAGGCAACAAGACCTGAAATTGCACCCATCGACAGGACACCTGTATAAGAGCCACCTTCTTGCTTATTACTGATGTTATTTAACTTGTTTTGCCAGCTTGATGGTAATGCTAAATTAAACAAGCCGAACATTGAGAGCGCCAAAAATATAAACAACACACTTAACGCTATTAATACAACAGGGTGTTGGAACATCGCTTGAAATTGGGCACCCGCCAATGCGACCACAATACCTAGTAGCGTGTAGGTCACCGCCATACCTTGTACATAGAAAAACGATAAACTAAAAGCTTTCTTGGTGGATAAATTATCACCTTGACCCACAATAATACCCGTTAGAATAGGGTACATTGGAAATACACATGGCGTGAATGACAACAATAAACCACCGGTAAAAAATGCCAATAGTGTAAGTAGTAAACTGTCACTTTTGAGCATGTCTACTAGCTCAAATTGTTCACTTGTTTGTTTTTGTGTCGGCTTTGTTGATGGTGCAGGTATTGTGCTTACACCACCTTGGCCATTAATCGCAGATAACACCAATGCACTATCAGTAGCATTCTCATCAGCTGCAACGGCATCAATGTCGATTGTTTTATTGGTCGGTGGGTAGCAAAGGCCTTTTTCCGCACAGCCTTGAAAGCGCACCGTGATAGACGCATCTTTGTCTGCATTCAATATTTCAATGGCAAAAGCGAGCTTTCCTTGAAATATTTTTTGGACACCAAAAAACTCATCTTCGTGATCAATGCCTTCTGGTAATTGAACCGGCTTGATCGTCGCGTTTTTAGCGGTGAATTTAAATTGATGACGGTATAAGTAGTAACCTTCATGAATGTTAAACGTGATATCCACAGAGCGTTTGCGTTGATAAAAGTCAAAGACAAATGCTTCATCCACTTTTAAAAATTCATCATCATTGCTAAACAATGAGCTCGATGAAGTGTCAAATATCGAATTTTGAGCGTAGGCTGTCGAGGGATTAACTGAAATAAATGTTAACAATAAAAACAGGAGTGAAAATGCTTGTTTCATGAATATTACTTTAGTGACTCTGTAATCCAGTTTAAATACGCGTTGTCACCTTGCTGGATGTTCAAGGAAACAATTTCAGGAACGTCATAGGGATGTATGTTGTTAATCAAGGCCGCTAGTCTATCAAACTGATTTTGCGTTGTTTTGATCAAGAGCATAACTTCTGTGTCCGTTTCTATCTTTTCTTGCCAACTGTAAACCGAAGTTATACCGGGCATTATGTTCACACAAGCGGCAAGCTTTTCCCTAACTAACTGTGTTGCTATCGCTTGAGCTACATTGTTATCAGGGCAATTACAAAGCACAACTTGGTACATAAAATGGTCATAGGGTCGATTGAAGATCAATATCACCATTTTTACCATTTTACACCAGCAAATACTATGAGTAGTCTGCTGCATGGTTGAAATTGACCTGATTAACACCATATTAGTTTCAAGTAATTTTTAAGGAATGCTGATGTTTCGAATTTTATTTCTTGTTTTTATCATTGTCCCAATCATTGAAATAGCCGTTTTAATGCAAGTTGGTGAACTTATTGGCGGCTGGCCAACAGTTGGTGTTGTGATCTTAACGGCATGGTTAGGTGCTGTGTTTGTGCGTCAACAGGGCATTGCTACCGTACAAAATTTACAAACTAAAATGGCGCAAGGCCAAGCACCTTCCGAGGAAATTGTTGCCGGACTTTTGCTATTAGTTGCGGGCGTATTTCTTGTCACGCCAGGTTTTGTCACTGATGCCTTTGGTCTCTCGCTTTTAATTCCGCAAGTACGCAAAGGGTTAGTAAAAGGTGTGCAGCGCCATATCGTGACCAGTGCAACATCAGGTGCAAATTTTAGTGCTCATCAACACTCAAGCTTCGAGCAACAAAACCCATTTGAAGCGCACAATACACCTAAAGCAGAACATCAAGGTAAAACCATTGATGGTGAATTCGAACGTAAAGAGTAAAAAAATCGATTAAAGGGCTTGTTTTGAAAAAATCAGTCCTTATCTATTCTTCAACGAAATAACTTTAACTTTAGTTCTCAGGAGAGAAAATCAATGAGCATTCGTCCATTACACGATCGCGTAATTATCAAGCGTAAAGAAGTAGAATCAAAATCTGCTGGCGGTATCGTTTTAACGGGTAGCGCAGCTGAGAAGTCAACTCGCGGTGAAGTTGTTGCTGTAGGCAATGGCCGTATTTTAGAAAACGGTGAAGTTCGCGCGTTAGACGTAAAAGTAGGCGACCAAGTGATCTTCAATGAAGGTTACGGCGTTAAAACTGAAAAAATTGACGGTGATGAAGTACTAATTTTGTCTGAAGCAGACATTTTAGCAATCGTAGAATAACCCAAAGTTAGCATATTGCCTGAGATGATGAAGTTATCGGGTGAGTGAAACAAATTATAGGAATTTAAGAAAATGGCGGCAAAAGACGTATTATTTGGAAATGACGCACGTGCGAAAATGCTTAACGGTGTTAACGTATTAGCTGATGCAGTTAAAGTAACTTTAGGCCCTAAAGGCCGTAACGTTGTATTAGATAAGTCATTCGGTGGCCCGACAATTACTAAAGACGGCGTTAGTGTAGCTAAAGAAATCGAATTAGAAGATAAGTTCGAGAACATGGGTGCGCAAATGGTGAAAGAAGTTGCTTCTAAAGCCAATGACGAAGCGGGTGACGGTACAACAACTGCAACCGTTTTAGCGCAAGCTATCGTGAATGAAGGTTTAAAATCTATCGCTGCGGGCATGAACCCAATGGATCTTAAACGTGGTATCGACAAAGCTGTAGTTGCAGCAGTGGAATCATTGAAAGGCGCTTCACAAGAGTGCGCTGACAACAAAGCGATTGAGCAAGTAGGTACTATCTCAGCTAACTCTGACGAAACCGTTGGTCAAATCATCGCAACAGCGATGGACAAAGTGGGCACTGAAGGTGTTATTACTGTTGAAGAAGGTCAAGCCCTTACCGATGAGCTAGACGTTGTTGAAGGTATGCAGTTTGACCGTGGCTACTTATCACCTTACTTCATTAACAACCAAGAAAGCGGTGCTGTTGAATTAGAAAACCCATTCATCCTATTAGTTGATAAAAAAGTATCGAACATTCGTGAACTACTCACTACGCTTGAAGGTGTAGCTAAAGCAGGTAAGCCATTATTAATTATTGCTGAAGATGTTGAAGGCGAAGCACTTGCAACATTAGTTGTAAACAACATGCGTGGCATCGTTAAAGTTGCAGCTGTTAAAGCACCTGGTTTTGGTGACCGTCGTAAAGCAATGTTACAAGACATTGCAACATTAACTGCTGGTACGGTTATTTCTGAAGAAATCGGCATGGAGCTTGAAAAAGCGACATTAGAAGATTTAGGTCAAGCGAAACGCGTTGTTATTTCTAAAGACAACACAACGATTATTGACGGTATTGGTGAAGAAGCAGACATTCAAGCGCGTGTTTCACAAATTCGTGGCCAAATTGAAGATTCATCTTCAGATTACGACAAAGAAAAACTTCAAGAACGCTTAGCTAAATTAGCGGGCGGTGTTGCAGTAATTAAAATTGGCGCAGCTACTGAAGTTGAAATGAAAGAGAAGAAAGCCCGTGTTGAAGATGCATTGCATGCAACTCGTGCAGCTGTTGAGGAAGGTGTTGTTGCTGGTGGTGGTGTTGCATTAGTTCGCGCAGCAGACGCTATTAAAGATCTTGAAGGCGCTAACGAAGACCAAACACACGGTGTAAACGTTGCTATTCGTGCAATGGAAGCTCCTCTTCGCCAAATCGTAGCTAACTGTGGTGACGAAGCTTCAGTAGTATTGAACGAAGTGCGTAACGGTGAAGGTAACTTTGGTTATAACGCTGGTAACTCA
This window of the Thalassotalea atypica genome carries:
- a CDS encoding protein-disulfide reductase DsbD; translated protein: MKQAFSLLFLLLTFISVNPSTAYAQNSIFDTSSSSLFSNDDEFLKVDEAFVFDFYQRKRSVDITFNIHEGYYLYRHQFKFTAKNATIKPVQLPEGIDHEDEFFGVQKIFQGKLAFAIEILNADKDASITVRFQGCAEKGLCYPPTNKTIDIDAVAADENATDSALVLSAINGQGGVSTIPAPSTKPTQKQTSEQFELVDMLKSDSLLLTLLAFFTGGLLLSFTPCVFPMYPILTGIIVGQGDNLSTKKAFSLSFFYVQGMAVTYTLLGIVVALAGAQFQAMFQHPVVLIALSVLFIFLALSMFGLFNLALPSSWQNKLNNISNKQEGGSYTGVLSMGAISGLVASPCTTAPLTGALIYISQTGDIVLGASALYALSLGMGLPLLVLGSSGGKILPKAGNWMNIIKNVFGLLLLAVPIFLVERFIPAQAATALWALLIMASATYFYVANANSEKNFWYGARSLVIFFAFFIGANTMYQLFVTPSVANTTVQTEGKSFVFVKDLAELNAIIAKANSEGQSVMVDLYADWCIACKEFEEYTFPKPEVQQALSNTLLVQIDLTETGADSSIELMEHFDVFGLPSILFFDAKGEELSQQRVTGFMEASEFAAHVNSTLN
- a CDS encoding FxsA family protein; translation: MFRILFLVFIIVPIIEIAVLMQVGELIGGWPTVGVVILTAWLGAVFVRQQGIATVQNLQTKMAQGQAPSEEIVAGLLLLVAGVFLVTPGFVTDAFGLSLLIPQVRKGLVKGVQRHIVTSATSGANFSAHQHSSFEQQNPFEAHNTPKAEHQGKTIDGEFERKE
- a CDS encoding co-chaperone GroES gives rise to the protein MSIRPLHDRVIIKRKEVESKSAGGIVLTGSAAEKSTRGEVVAVGNGRILENGEVRALDVKVGDQVIFNEGYGVKTEKIDGDEVLILSEADILAIVE
- the groL gene encoding chaperonin GroEL (60 kDa chaperone family; promotes refolding of misfolded polypeptides especially under stressful conditions; forms two stacked rings of heptamers to form a barrel-shaped 14mer; ends can be capped by GroES; misfolded proteins enter the barrel where they are refolded when GroES binds), which codes for MAAKDVLFGNDARAKMLNGVNVLADAVKVTLGPKGRNVVLDKSFGGPTITKDGVSVAKEIELEDKFENMGAQMVKEVASKANDEAGDGTTTATVLAQAIVNEGLKSIAAGMNPMDLKRGIDKAVVAAVESLKGASQECADNKAIEQVGTISANSDETVGQIIATAMDKVGTEGVITVEEGQALTDELDVVEGMQFDRGYLSPYFINNQESGAVELENPFILLVDKKVSNIRELLTTLEGVAKAGKPLLIIAEDVEGEALATLVVNNMRGIVKVAAVKAPGFGDRRKAMLQDIATLTAGTVISEEIGMELEKATLEDLGQAKRVVISKDNTTIIDGIGEEADIQARVSQIRGQIEDSSSDYDKEKLQERLAKLAGGVAVIKIGAATEVEMKEKKARVEDALHATRAAVEEGVVAGGGVALVRAADAIKDLEGANEDQTHGVNVAIRAMEAPLRQIVANCGDEASVVLNEVRNGEGNFGYNAGNSTYGDMLAMGILDPTKVTRSALQFAASVAGLMLTTEAMITDAPVKDAGGAPAMPDMGGMGGMGGMGGMM
- the cutA gene encoding divalent-cation tolerance protein CutA, yielding MQQTTHSICWCKMVKMVILIFNRPYDHFMYQVVLCNCPDNNVAQAIATQLVREKLAACVNIMPGITSVYSWQEKIETDTEVMLLIKTTQNQFDRLAALINNIHPYDVPEIVSLNIQQGDNAYLNWITESLK